Sequence from the Tripterygium wilfordii isolate XIE 37 chromosome 10, ASM1340144v1, whole genome shotgun sequence genome:
ACCGTGAATAATTCAGATGATATTTATGTATGTTATATCTAATAAGATCTCGAGTTCAAGTCTCTCCATTCtcaacattcaaaaaaaaacaacatttgaAGGACATCTTTAATGCCATTGTAATTACATAAGCATGAATAATTGTATTAGATGTGAATATAATTTTAATCATAGACATCCAATTTGATTATCAAACTCAAAAATTTGTATGAACCTCGACACCCCGCAATGGTGATCCACACTGGTAAGCAGGGTAAATCATAGACATCCAACATCCCTCAATAGCAGTCCACATTGGTAAATAGAGTAAACAAAATAGCATTGCATTGACTTCTACTGCAAGAGCTCTTAACCCAATGAACCCATACTTGATGAGGTCTTACATTTTCATTGTAATCATCTATTGCATCTCTTAATTTTCCTGAATTTTCCTGGAAGCGactagataccataaccaagaATGGATTGAAAGATTTTGAGTTCATAAGATAGTAATTTGACTAAATTGTATCAAATCCCAATCTGAGCATCAGTAGGTTATCTCTCAAAGTTCACATTTAGTGCCACCAACTtgcaacattttctttggagtATGAAAAAACCCAAAAGTATAAGAAAGGGCAAAAATCAAGCCCTGTTCTGGTTGTCCCTTTGGGTTGTGAAAGCACGATGGTACTCTTGAGGGTCTATGAAAGAACAATATCATTCTGGAATATATGTTTCTGgatcaaatgaaagaaaatccATGTCAATGGTATAAACAATGCACAATTGAGGTAACTGAACTACAATAACATTAGACCTATAGGCTATATCTATTCATGTAAGTACATGTATAATCTCATGATAAATAACCCAATAAGAATCTGGCAAAACTTTTTATGAGCCAGATTCACTGTCTAAAAACTAACTAATAAGGCTCAAAGTTGATGAACATCAAAACTGCATGCTGATCATATGACAGTTCAAGCTGGGTATTCAGGATCCATAAATAACCCGATTGCGACAGGGTCACCATCCTTTTGATACAAAACACCCTTTAAGGAAAGCATTTCCATGTGGGATAGCCTTTCCACAGAATTTTCTCTTGCAGAGCCGTTGGTGATTTGTAACTTCTTTCCTGCattaaagaaaatcaaaagcttatAGATTTTTTCCACTTTAGAAAGGTTACAAGACTTTCAGTAACAAGAAGATGCACACATCCTTCACAATTGTCTATATATTTCGTTTCAAATTCAATCTTCATAATCTTATTCATCATTGAGTCTTAGGGCGCGGAGTAGCAAATCAAAGCCAAGGGTTGACTGTGAATTTGCTGCGTTGGTCAAACAGGCGGAGAAGATTTTGTTCAATTGTTCCCCAAACAAGACACTCCAGAAAATAGTAACACAAATTCTACGACTACCACCCTTCTCTCGCTTTCTCTTTCACCCACAACAACACAAATCGCTGGCTAGGTCACCTACAATATTAACTGAAGCAGGTGTGTAGTCATACACAAATATCATTCCGGACAGCTTAAGAGCTTGAAATCACTTCACAAGGCTGGCAGAGTTTGTGTTTGGCATTTGTTCTTTTAAACTGCTTCATCAAAAGGAAAGGGGCAAAAATAAGCAGAGAGATCTGAGATAAGTGCTGTCAAACTCAATTTCACACCCAAACCACATATTTTACCTATGAAGCTGATCAATGTTTTACGACAGTTACAAATGAGCGATAGAGACTACATCATGATGAAATGCAGTTAATTGACAGCTAATTAACAAGTTTAGCTAGTTATAATGCTTCACAATTCACGAGGAGCCTGTTAAATAAAAGCACACATACCAATAAGTGCTACCCAAGTTACTGAAAGAAAAATTCGACACTGTACCCTTCCAGCTGTACAAACACCTTTCTTTTCAGTTTAATTAAACCCCCAGCCCACAACTACCTTTTCATCACTAAACAAACCTGCAGGGACCTTTTGAGATGAAGAATGGTGCAGTACCGTTATGGCACTACTGTTTACAGTCATGTCTTCTCCttatttgtttatgtttttaaGATGCTGCTTATCAGTTATTCAAAAACATCAACTAAGGGAGGAATACTATAATATCCAACTGAAAAGGTACTCTAGACCTCCAAAAAAACAATCCTATAATGTATATCAAATCTTCTTGAACAAATTAAGTTCAATTTAGAACAAGCATTGGGATCCTGCAAGAGGCATTTATGGAATTTGATAACCCCCGGAGTATATTAGTATGATCCCGCACAAATTGTGAGCAAGGCTTCAGCGACCAACACTTTCGTAGTTTGGTTTATTTGGTTGGTTACTATTATAGCTGCAACTGATGGCATTAAACTTAAATTCCACTGATTTCTATTTATATTGTCATTCTGTTTTAGAACACATTCCATGTTGCTGTAACTCAGTAGGGAAGTCGTCTGGGGGAAATTATACCTCATCCCTTGGATATGGCTCCATCTATTTGAATTATCGCATGATTCATCTTGTTATCTTCATAAATCCAAGGGCATCCAACCTATAGCAACCTAGTTAGCAACTTCTATACTTCTATTGTTGAGAGTTACCCCATCCATGATCCAACAAAGAGAACCTTCAAAGCAACTGGTTTTTGATGGTTTTTCTACTGCATGGTCCATGATCTTAATCTAATGCTGTATGAGTCATGAACAACAGTTTTTCAGTAACTGTTGGGCATAATAGCTTCGATCATGAAGATGAACCAAATATGATCTGATATAGCTAACTCGTAGCCAAAAATGTAGAGAGGTTCTAAACTAAGCATTAACTATTATTTCCATCTCATGCCAAATGCCAACTTATAAAAGGCTATATGCATATAGACTTTCATGCATGAAAGTTAATATCCAAATAAAAGGGAATATAACATTTTTAAGGCATACATACCAATCGTAGCATCTAATGATAAATAACGGCAGGGGCTTTTCCTTCTTCTCATTGACAGGGAAATCTTCAGCACTAGAGCTGAAAACATTTTAAAGGAGATGTAAAACCTTGAATTCAGAGCAAAATGGGAAAAACTAAAGCTATTATGATACAATGCATGGTTGTAATCTAGCCCCAATAGTGTAACAATCTTGGAGTGAAACAAGTGCCTACacatgaagatgcaaatagacagaAACAGAAAACACTTCACACAAATCTTCTACAAGAAGCAAGGTGACCACAATCAATACAGAGTACATCAACAAATGCATGCTCCATGGATCAAAATTTTAGCTGCATAGCGAATTACAGGAATAGAATGCACATCAAAGCGGCCATACAATAACAGAAGTAATCCACTGGATTGCtctaaaggaaataaaaaaggcATTGCATGAGAACTTACAAGTACCTTTTGACCATTGAAGTTCCATTCATCACAATCTTCATTGTGGCTGCACAAAATTAACCAAAGAAATTATGAAGTCCCCACATTGGGCAGTCTCCACCACTTAAAACACTTGCCCAACTGTTTTTACAGATCTGCATTGACGTGTAAAAGGAATAACAACTTCTCTTTGATATGAACTGTAATGTTAATCAATCTGATCCATGTATCTGATATACAATCTTGAATCAACTATCGGAAAATATCAATTGTAAGCGACTCAACTGTTTTGGAGAAAAGGGAGGTACCCTTCTCCGAGCCAATCTCATAATAAAAATGGCCTTATCAACCTGCTTACTCTTCTTAAGGCCATCAAGCAGTGTATAAATTGTGTCCACATTTGGAAACCAATTCCTGTTCATGCAGTCTTTACACATAGTGTATGCCAAATCAAACTCCCCTCCCTTCAAGAGATAATGAATCATAGTCTGGTAGATTTTAACATTGGGTTTGTATCCATTGCCATGCAAAGCAGAATAAACTCTTTTGGCCATCTCGAGATACCGTGCCTGGCAAAATCCTTTAATCACCAAATTATAAGTGACCTCATCAGGCTTTATTCCAATATTCTGCATCAAAGCCATCACACTGTTAGCTTGCCAAGCTCGCCTACCATTAACTAAATACTGTACTCTAACATTGAATGTAGCAAGATTGGGAAAACATCTTTTACGGACCATAAGATTCCATATTCCATTTCCAATTTCACCCcgattaattttataaaatgcTGATATAAGTGTTGTATATGTGAAAACATCTGGTCTTATACCCGCCTTTTCCATCACTACCATGAACAGGTATGCCTTATCCAAAATACCCATATCACATAAAGCCTTGACGACAATATTAACCGAAAATATATCCACCTCAATGCCAAACTTCTCTGGGACTTCACTGAGGAATGACTCAATTGCTACTAAATCACGAGTCTGTGTCAAGACCGTAAGTGCTGCATTGAATGATTTAACAGTCCTTCTACAACCATACAAATGCATATCATAAAAGGTCTGAATTGCATTCTCAGTCATTCCAGCCCTTCCATACAACATTATTATCCTAACGATGAACCCTTCACGCCTACCTTGTGGAAGAGTCTTTTGGTCCTCAAGTAACTGTTCAATATAATCAAACCTTTGTGCCCCAGCTAACCTAGAAATAGTGTCCTCAAAGGCAAAACGATTCTCGATGACCAGTTTATTATGGGCATTGGCATTGAAAAGGTTGAATAGCTTTTCAGGGTCTCGCTCAGCTTTAAGCTTCTCTAGTGCAGGTTTATCTAAGGGCTTTAGAttgtgaatttgatttgatagGGTACCAGGAGTCTCATTCGACGCAACAATAGCAGAGGCATGACTATCAGTTGATGCAAGCACAGCAGCAGCATGGTAAAATCTACGAATGGGTCGCAAGGTGAGCATGTGATTATGTTCTGAGATATCCTTCATGTAGAAAGACACACATAGGCCATGATTCAAAGGAATGTTTCAGCAAAAACCTCCAGTACTCGTGCAGCAAAATAGAACAACCCAGAAACACTATACAAAAAGACAGAGAGAGTCATATCAGATCCCAAAACAAAACTTACATAGAAATTTTAATGCTGCAAAATTTTCCAAATAACTATTTTCATCACACCAGATTAgcatttaaaacataacaattACCCAATAGTTATACATACCAAATAgaccaaatcaatcaatcaactaAAAAATTCAATGGAGGTCCGGACAACCCAAGAGCCCGCCTCTGGGTGGCTTCGGCGCCAATAagggtaaaataaaataagtctaTCCGTCTCTAGGAGAGCGAAGCGAGAAGCAAGAAACCAGGAactagagaagaaagaagaagaagcgggGTCTTCTTTTTCAGGGCAATAAAACGAAAGACTTGAGAACCAACATCACCTTAGAAGAAATGTTGGGAATGCTCCGCAAACTCGACCAGTAGTAGGATGATAAATGCGCGTGACCGTCGCACTTTAGAGAATGAGAGCACAGAGTCGGCGGGAGGAGCTTGAGAGTGTGCTCCCGTTCAGAAATCAGAGAACTTGGCGAATTAAATAAGAGCGGCTGAGAAGCTCTTTACGTCTTCGCATCTCTCTGTTTAAAACTGCGCCTCGTGTTTTTGTTTGTGTCGAGGGCTTCAAACCGTAAGAAACATAAGAGAAGGAAATTACAAACCAAAATATTtacacaaaattaaaatttacccctagattttgtaggaaatcataatttatttattttttacagaATCCACCCAAGAGTCAACCCATCCCGGGATAAGGTATGTACTAtacatatcccaattcaatcgTGAATACAATTCTTATCATGAAATTGAACCCATACGTGGTGCCTAATCCACACATACCACGATACGTGCTACCACCCAAGCTACTCCACGCGAACGCGGACGGATATTATTCAACTTCACTTCTACTCTCTAAGGTATGGTCATAAATTAGTGAGgttactcttctttttttcccataaTCGGATGTTTGTATGTGAGTGAGAGTAATTAATGTATGGGTTCATATTGGACCATCTATTATGTTACTTATACCATGatgatgagaatctcacatcgaaAGATGATGGGTTTGAAGTATAGTTTATAAAGAAGAACAAACCTCCTATTATCAACATGTGTTTTCAATAGAAAGTCAAGTCCAAATTTACGATGCTAAACTTGGATCTCCATCCCGTGTGACAGGAATCTAATGCAATTTCTTGCAATGTGCAGTACCTAATCGAAGACCAAAAAACTAGATGGGACTAATCGCTAGTTTCAATGGTTTCAATGGAAATTTTGATGTAATTCTAAAAGCCAGTGGTGGGGGAATATCCCTTCAACAAGGGCCGGTCCAAGAAACAAATGTAGGAGCACAGATTCGAGGCAAAAGCTGCAGAAATACATAAGCCTGGAATAATCAGAAAGCAAATTCGCAATGAAGGTCCGATAAGTACAAGTTTTCTAATTAATTTCAGCTACCAAATATCATATAAAGTGATGAACAGGAACATATCAAGCTTACTGACTGGTTCTTCTAGTGAAGACTCGAAGTCCAGAATTGCATTAGTTGATTCAAAAGCTGTCTTGTCTATCCATACCCATGATCAAATGGGTATAATCATCAAATATTTCTTTCATGTCTCGACGATACATGACCAGACTTCATTACAAGAAAGGTCAATAAGATTATACTTGTTATGCGCTGTTCGACTGTTGACGAGTAAACCAGCACAAAAATTTGTACATCCACACAGTCATCATCGATAGGAGCTGTGCATCACGCACATTTAGCGACATCAAGTTCTGTCACAATCCCGTCATCGAAAGAGTAGAAAATCTGAACACTTCCCATTCCATTAGTCAAAAACTTGTTTATCACATGTTAAATCAAATGTCATATTGCATCTTTCCTAAGTTCATATATATAGAACTTATTCGGCATCAATGAAATTAGAGGAGAGAAGACAAAAAGAAGCCTTGAAAGCCAACCATATAAAGTTGTATTCAACTTCTTGTTTGATTAATCTAATTAAGAGTAACAGCCTAACAGGTCCTTCATAAGAAGAAGTAGAAAAATCACACTTGAGGAAACAGTGACTAGGCCTTGATGAGACGGTTCTTTTTGACATTGATCAACCCTAGGATTACTTACCTCTAGTCCTTTGAAGTTATGACAAGCAACCCCAATGCACCAATAAGAATATACTGCAAGAAGGAAAACAGAAGAATCATGTTTTTTAACAAACAAAAGCATTACCATTCTCTGCTAGCTattgaaatgaatgaaagaaaaaagtttggtCCTTCTCTTCTGCACTGATGTTGGGACAAGAATCACAATGTTAGACAGAATAAGTTATGGAAGTTCTAgtccaaaaagaagaagagactaATGGAAGCTAATAAAAACAAGAACCAAAATGTGGAATCTAAAAATAATAGCAGCTTTCAGAATCAAAGTGTCCATGGTTATAGGAATATGCATGCTAAAGTTGTCAAACAACTTCCCCAAAGAACAAACCTTTATGATTGGTTTTTCAGTCATGATGATTGTCACCCAGCCAACATAAGGCAAGAACCTGCAATTGACACTAAGAACATTAAGGTTCCTGTTCTCTTTTTTAAGAAGACGAGCAAATGACAAGTTGACAACACTTTTTCCCAATTAGAACGAAATAGTAAGAATAAAAGATTGAACAGCACTGGAACATTTGTGGAACCTTGGTATGTGCCAACAAAAAAACCTGAATCATAATTGATAAAGAAAACATTATCTTATCCAGGAAAACAATTACTAACAAAAAGAAGAGATGACATTTCTAAGATCAATCTTGGTCATCCAGCACCAAAATCGGTTGCATAAATAACCAACACAATAATAAGAGGTTCACAGCAGTTTCATGGCAAGAGTTTTTCCCTTTAAGCTCCAATATACCAGAATCGAATAAATATTTTCGCTTAGATAATTCAAAAGTAAGTCAACTTTTTCCATATAGAAGGTTAATTACAACATCAAACTTGCTAAGGATCAATTTTGCAGCATGCTTCAGAAAACAACaacctaccaaaaaaaaaaaaaaaacacagaagaaaGCAAAGATGTATTACACACATTAAGATACATCCTCATATATAGTTCAGAGAGAAGGACAGAGAGCCGCTGCAGAATTCTTACCCAACAGCCCTGCCCATAATGTGTTGCCGCTGAAGCCAGAGCTGACCTTGAGCATACAAAAGTCTATCGTCCCCATAATTGTTATCCCCTGCAATAGCGGACAATATAATTAGCATTTGACAGTTATAAAGCCTGATGGCAAATAAAATGCAAAATATCAACAGTTTCCTACAATCACAAGAACATGCTGATAACTGAACGCTTAAGCAACAATTTGAATGACGAAACAAGGACCAGCACCCAAAATATGGAAAACACCAAAACAGTAGCAAGAATCATAAAAAGTTAGCAACAAGGCTAGCACCTTTTGTGAGAATGTCAACTTCACCAGTATCTTGCCGTTCATGAACCTGCAAAAAGAATAACTATCAGTAACTACTCTTTGGAAAATATAGGGGGAAATAAAAACTTAAAACACTAACTAATTGATATTGAATGTTTTTATGAAAATAAGGTTCTTAAGCCCAACTCATAGTAAGCATCAAAGAACAAAGAACACATCATGTTTTTCACAGCATATTAACTTATAAATGGAGGGTTACAGCCCAACTACTGTCATTCATATAAACAAGTATGTGCATGCTATaagacaaaataataataataataaaaacagcTAAAAGATACTTGTATAACAAGATAATGAATCATGGTCTTAAAATTAACATTAAGTACAAGACTAACATTCGGTGAAAAGAAATTGCTAGATAAGCATAAAAATGTGTTCACCTTGATTACACGATGGACAATCGGAATTTCACGGCCCTGAGGAATTTCATAAAGAATATGTTAGCGAAAGTCAACCAAACACCTAAGCATAATGTTAAaagtagagagaaagagagatataGAAAGAATTTTAAAGACACTTGGTGAAACCTATCAACATGAACCTTAAAGATAAATGACATGGGCGTTCCCTGGTGGCGGGTTCCAACTAGTTTTGAAAAACCGATTCATGCAGCCAATGTGAAATATTAAGGACTAAAGCTTAGTTTGATTTATTATAAAACTGCTAGAATTTCCATGATAGTACATATCTAGGGTCCTTGTGCCAGAATATACTGGTGAAAGTGAAACATCTAAAAAAGTTCAGGTTAGGTTGCTCAtcataaacaaatataatatcacatAAGTAGGTTTGCAGGCTGGTTCAGAGCTCAATACAAAATCTAGGAGCAATCATATACAGCTAAAGATATTGCTTTAAAGATGTTCTCAAGGGAGTCCTACATTCAACTACCAACACCGCTCCTGCATGTGCCAACTCTTAACACCAACCTTTGCTCCCCAACAGATTAAAGTATGAATAAGATCAAGGGGAAAACACCAAGTCTGTCACTGACTGAAGAGTTAAGAAACACCTAACATGTTTTTCTACTGATAAGGGACTAAAATCAATGTGTGTACTCGAACAATCCTATGAAAAAAACATGCATAAAAAATAGATTTGCAAACGACCAGATTAATTAGAATAATAATCTGAAGGGTAGGGTAATAAAGAAAGCATACGTCAACATTGAAAACAACAATCTCCCCTGCACGAATAGGATCTTTACCCATGTGCAAGAACAATATGTCCCCCTGCATGCAAATATGATAACTTGATTAATGACACATAATGTGAGAAATGGTCCGAGATACATCAGATTCATATGCCAAAATTAAAAGTCCATGCTGAGGAGGCACATTTTTTGCTAAAATAGGACAGTAGTTCCATCAGAAATCAGTCGGCTTGCTATGTTTATCATAGATATGAAATAACACAAAATTTAGTTGGTAATCTCTCTCCACACCCCTAAGTATCAGCACTAAGTAACATCTCAGTTCCAATTTTTAATGTCTGCTTTTCAAGAACCATGTTGAAAATTTCACGAGTTTTGGctgtaattttttgaaaaaaaagttcTTGAGAGACTTTGGAACGTGAAGAAACAAATTTCATGAGTTTTGGTGTAACTGTCAATAGTCAACGGCAGCAGTTAGCTACTTTCTTAATTAAAATCTGCATGAATCTTTATAACCAAAAGGGGCTTCGGCAAGAGTCTAAACAGTTACAACCAGTAATCCATGCATAAACAACGtccaaaaattataaaattcacAGGTAAAATTTAGTTACCCGTTTAAAACCAGGCTCCATGCTTCCAgaaagaacaacaacaacaggaGATTCACTGCCAGTAACGCACATCAACGCCTTCCATATTATTAGAGCAGATGTGACAATCATGCCTGAAATGAAAAGCATACCACTTCAATAAAAGGAAGCAAATTGATAGCGAAAGGTCAACATTGATAAAATCTCTTAACTGAATAAAGTATGAAGTATCATTTAACAAAAGTTTCAAATGCATAATGTGCACATATAGAAACCAGATTTAAAAACAACCCGCAAACATATTAGCAACAGACCAAAAGCTCAGTGGAGCTCAATCCAAAATgcttaaattgcaaaaaaaaaatccctttttttttcctctgtgCTTTGACAATTAAAAGGTTAAGTTATTCTTATTAGAACGAAACAAAGTTCTTTTATCAAAACTGGAACAGGCAGCAAAGGCTCATATCAAGTAATtattggggaaaaaaagaagcccACTTATCCTAATTTTAGGTATATGAAGATAATTTAATTACTGGTCCAAATATTACGAACTTGCAGCATCAAAGCAAAAGGTAGCAGCGAGAATGCAACCCCTCGACGCCATATGTCCATATTTTGTACCACTGAAAACGAAATCTAaccctgcatttttttttttgtttccaaaggAAAATCTCCATCAAAAGAACAACGAAGAAAATAGGGGAAAAACTTTCACCCGTTAAAACCCCAATCAACTAAAAATTAATCGATTTAACATGCTAATTTCTGTTCCTTCCCTCGTTTGCAAGCTCCGGAACAGTTTCAGATGCAAATCAAGACACGAATAAACGAATAAACACAAATACACATAGCTATACGAATacgcgtatatatatatatacaaaccaaGGCTGATGGCCTGGGTGAGGACTTGACGGAtctggagggatttgagggaaTCCATGGTTTCTCCGATGAATcccatctctctttcttctgAACTCTGATTCTGCCGCCCGTTACCGTTGCCGCCCAGTGGTGCTACAGCCTACAGGTACAAACTCCTTCCCGAAAAGGAATAGCGTGCTATTTTTGTGTGTCTTAATTGTTAAATcacttttaaattttatttattttaaaaaatacccaaatgaaaattttgagcattttttaaaattataaactataaatttatatatgcggagcattaaaaaaaactataattacCTAAAATTATAAGTGATATATTCCATGATATAATAAAAAgtgatttttttcaaaaagtatTTGGAGATTAAAGTTGTAATGGTAAATTGTGCAAGTACGGAATAAATTCATAGCCTCGTGTAATAATTGACAAACTATATATGTCATACAAACACATGACAATTTCATATACAAGTGCATTAGAAATCGAATGTTTATAGGTTGATACCAATTACAATAGTAATTACTAAGAAATTATAGTAGTGACGTTTTGTTTTATCCAATCTAATTTGATggtagcttttttttttggttttctaaaatattttataagttGATCGTAGTTACTAATACTATACTGAAAatctttaaaattaaataataaaaaataaactgaTTAAGGCtccattttttaaaaagtataaaaaaaagtttttgaaaAATCGAGTATTTGAGATTTTTGCGTGTCTAATTATTACACGTGGCCTGTGGAACCATACACGAGAAAGAAATGATGGGAAAAACAGTTTgtgattctcatttttttttctccagcGATGGCGTTTCTTGCTGGACCTGGCGGGTTCGCACGATTAAGCTTGTCGCCTGAGGCTCTCAATAGGCGGAGAATCACTAGGTTTGCTACTCTTTCCTCTTCTCGAGAGGATCTGATTAGGGCAAGTTCCAGCTACTTCGACAAAGATTCCCGGCCAATCATGTTATACGACGGTAAAGGGTGAAGTACGCACTTGCGATTTTGAACTGTTCGTCGTATGATGATGCGAAAcgttttaatttgaatttggcAGGGGTTTGCAACTTATGCAATGGAGGAGTGAAGTTTGTCCGCGATAACGATCGAAACAGGTTATTGATTGTCATTCATTCTAAAAGCAAATCCAAGGCGATATATGCGatagttttt
This genomic interval carries:
- the LOC120007776 gene encoding pentatricopeptide repeat-containing protein At1g80150, mitochondrial-like, with protein sequence MKDISEHNHMLTLRPIRRFYHAAAVLASTDSHASAIVASNETPGTLSNQIHNLKPLDKPALEKLKAERDPEKLFNLFNANAHNKLVIENRFAFEDTISRLAGAQRFDYIEQLLEDQKTLPQGRREGFIVRIIMLYGRAGMTENAIQTFYDMHLYGCRRTVKSFNAALTVLTQTRDLVAIESFLSEVPEKFGIEVDIFSVNIVVKALCDMGILDKAYLFMVVMEKAGIRPDVFTYTTLISAFYKINRGEIGNGIWNLMVRKRCFPNLATFNVRVQYLVNGRRAWQANSVMALMQNIGIKPDEVTYNLVIKGFCQARYLEMAKRVYSALHGNGYKPNVKIYQTMIHYLLKGGEFDLAYTMCKDCMNRNWFPNVDTIYTLLDGLKKSKQVDKAIFIMRLARRRVPPFSPKQLSRLQLIFSDS
- the LOC120007777 gene encoding signal peptidase complex catalytic subunit SEC11A, which codes for MGFIGETMDSLKSLQIRQVLTQAISLGMIVTSALIIWKALMCVTGSESPVVVVLSGSMEPGFKRGDILFLHMGKDPIRAGEIVVFNVDGREIPIVHRVIKVHERQDTGEVDILTKGDNNYGDDRLLYAQGQLWLQRQHIMGRAVGFLPYVGWVTIIMTEKPIIKYILIGALGLLVITSKD